In a single window of the Thermodesulfobacteriota bacterium genome:
- a CDS encoding TlpA disulfide reductase family protein, whose protein sequence is MMKLTNISARALRYAAVCFAIIFTSALAGCDPYSGEEESEIRKSLPNEGEEAPPFTLTTFGGEEITLDALKAKKVPVVLNFWASWCGPCRREAPVLEKLYLAYREEGVEFVGVAVQDSEEDAREFVEEFKLTYPNGLDGEGEGGEMEDAYRIYGVPKTFVLDREGRFTYIHMGAVKEGPLTEEIEKVLIEKELLGEELIEEDLVEEEL, encoded by the coding sequence ATGATGAAGCTGACGAATATATCGGCGCGCGCCCTTCGGTATGCCGCTGTCTGCTTTGCTATAATCTTTACGTCGGCCCTTGCGGGCTGCGACCCCTACAGCGGCGAGGAGGAGAGCGAGATAAGGAAGTCGCTCCCGAACGAGGGGGAGGAGGCCCCGCCCTTTACCCTTACCACCTTCGGGGGCGAGGAGATTACGCTCGATGCCCTTAAGGCGAAGAAGGTCCCGGTCGTCTTGAATTTTTGGGCCTCGTGGTGCGGCCCCTGCAGGCGCGAGGCGCCGGTCCTTGAGAAGCTCTATCTCGCCTACAGGGAGGAGGGGGTCGAGTTCGTGGGCGTGGCGGTGCAGGACTCGGAGGAGGACGCAAGGGAGTTCGTGGAGGAGTTCAAGCTCACCTACCCGAACGGCCTCGATGGCGAGGGGGAGGGGGGGGAGATGGAGGACGCCTACAGGATCTACGGCGTCCCCAAGACCTTCGTCCTGGACAGGGAGGGCCGGTTCACCTATATACACATGGGGGCGGTAAAAGAAGGGCCGCTTACAGAGGAGATAGAAAAGGTGCTAATAGAAAAGGAGCTGCTGGGAGAGGAACTAATAGAAGAGGATCTGGTAGAAGAGGAGCTATGA
- a CDS encoding cytochrome c-type biogenesis protein CcmH, giving the protein MRRLFDKLKAAAFIVPLVLLSTGLVRAEAVTVQEVARELECPCDCPLVLEDCNMSCGLEWKGEIGEAIRAGKTKQEIVQDFIDRYGDACRITPIKRIKGKLYQYTRGFDTVDWVIFWGGVGAWVAVLFAGVFLVARKLVNRKGRGGEKEGGGS; this is encoded by the coding sequence ATGCGCAGGCTGTTCGATAAGCTGAAGGCCGCGGCCTTTATAGTGCCTCTGGTTCTGCTTTCGACCGGTCTGGTCCGGGCCGAGGCCGTAACGGTCCAGGAGGTGGCTCGCGAGCTCGAGTGCCCGTGCGACTGCCCGCTCGTCCTCGAGGACTGCAACATGAGCTGCGGGCTCGAGTGGAAGGGGGAGATAGGGGAGGCCATAAGGGCGGGCAAGACCAAGCAGGAGATAGTCCAGGACTTTATAGACCGCTACGGCGACGCCTGCCGGATAACGCCCATTAAAAGGATAAAAGGGAAGCTCTACCAGTATACCCGGGGTTTCGACACGGTGGACTGGGTAATATTCTGGGGCGGGGTGGGGGCGTGGGTGGCTGTGCTCTTCGCGGGTGTCTTCCTCGTGGCGAGGAAGCTCGTTAATAGAAAGGGGAGGGGGGGGGAGAAGGAGGGGGGCGGCTCTTGA
- the trxA gene encoding thioredoxin TrxA has product MAEDMKNMENIVNVTDSSFETEVLKSEVPAVIDFWAEWCAPCKAIAPIIEEMAGNYEGKIKIAKMNVDENPGTPGKYGVRGIPTLILFKNGEVVDQLVGAVPKAKIQELIDKAL; this is encoded by the coding sequence ATGGCGGAAGATATGAAAAATATGGAAAACATAGTGAACGTTACGGATTCGAGCTTCGAGACCGAGGTGTTGAAATCCGAGGTCCCGGCCGTTATAGACTTCTGGGCCGAGTGGTGCGCCCCGTGCAAGGCCATAGCCCCTATAATAGAGGAGATGGCCGGTAACTACGAGGGCAAGATCAAGATCGCCAAGATGAATGTGGACGAAAACCCCGGCACACCGGGCAAGTACGGGGTCAGGGGCATCCCCACGCTGATACTCTTTAAAAACGGCGAGGTCGTGGACCAACTGGTGGGAGCGGTGCCGAAAGCCAAGATACAGGAACTGATAGACAAGGCCCTGTGA
- a CDS encoding NapC/NirT family cytochrome c, giving the protein MEGRNKYLSLAITAGITFIAASVLWVGISAAVRYVDSSTDTIEYCTSCHTMSYPYAEFKESAHYKNRSGVSPRCVDCHIPPGSGLMGKLQQIMKDRFSGNSNVSEEEWDEMRPGLAEVVRTKLLESNSATCKKCHVREAIVSKSAPVMRAHRKIETQNKTCIDCHYNLVHAEVPWGDDEDDDDDDD; this is encoded by the coding sequence GTGGAAGGTAGAAACAAATATCTGTCCCTTGCCATAACCGCCGGCATTACCTTTATAGCCGCATCCGTCCTGTGGGTAGGCATAAGTGCCGCCGTCCGCTACGTAGACTCCTCCACCGACACCATCGAATACTGCACCTCGTGCCACACCATGAGCTACCCTTACGCGGAGTTCAAGGAATCCGCCCACTACAAGAACCGCTCCGGAGTATCCCCCCGCTGCGTGGACTGCCACATACCGCCGGGCAGCGGCCTCATGGGCAAGCTCCAGCAGATAATGAAGGATAGATTCTCCGGCAACTCGAACGTGAGTGAGGAAGAGTGGGACGAGATGCGGCCGGGACTGGCCGAGGTCGTTCGCACGAAACTCCTCGAAAGCAACAGCGCCACCTGCAAGAAGTGCCACGTAAGGGAGGCCATAGTCTCGAAGAGCGCCCCCGTAATGAGGGCCCATAGGAAGATAGAGACCCAGAATAAGACCTGCATCGACTGCCACTATAACCTTGTCCACGCCGAAGTCCCATGGGGAGACGACGAGGACGATGACGATGATGACGACTAA
- a CDS encoding 4Fe-4S dicluster domain-containing protein: MTEDNKNHGKSHGRDYGIQTTSGLGVEGRKRYAMVIDLRKCTGCGSCVVACKSEHDVPLGVWRMWLKTEDKGTYPDVKRTFLPRLCNHCEYPICVRNCPTQATFKHEDGFVLQRFNRCIGCRTCVIACPYNARHLLPNHRTDEKQPVGVVDKCDYCIHRVKRGLVPTCVSTCVGGAFTFGDLNDPKSEVSKLVKKNSVMTLKPEIGTHPQTYYIGLDEGIADQVASYRHRSAQMKEEYNTFKKNHEGFHGDLTEGGSHIVVQVVRNFLGFLKEIPAKAGRVLGLGG, encoded by the coding sequence ATGACGGAAGACAACAAAAATCACGGCAAATCGCATGGCCGGGACTACGGTATACAGACCACCAGTGGCCTTGGAGTAGAGGGCAGGAAACGCTACGCCATGGTGATCGACCTGAGGAAGTGCACGGGATGCGGCAGCTGCGTGGTGGCCTGCAAGTCCGAGCACGACGTACCGCTCGGGGTCTGGAGGATGTGGCTCAAGACGGAGGACAAGGGAACCTACCCCGATGTAAAGAGGACCTTCCTCCCGAGACTCTGCAACCACTGTGAGTATCCCATATGCGTAAGGAACTGCCCTACCCAGGCCACCTTCAAGCACGAAGACGGCTTCGTACTCCAGAGGTTCAACAGGTGTATCGGATGCAGGACATGCGTAATAGCCTGCCCTTACAACGCCAGGCATCTTCTTCCCAACCACAGGACGGACGAGAAACAGCCTGTTGGCGTCGTGGACAAGTGCGATTACTGCATCCACAGGGTCAAGAGGGGGCTCGTACCGACGTGCGTCAGCACCTGCGTGGGAGGGGCGTTTACCTTCGGCGACCTGAACGACCCGAAGAGCGAGGTCTCGAAGCTTGTCAAAAAGAACAGCGTAATGACCTTGAAACCGGAAATAGGCACCCATCCCCAGACCTACTATATAGGTCTGGACGAGGGGATTGCCGACCAGGTTGCAAGCTACAGGCATAGAAGCGCACAGATGAAGGAAGAGTACAACACCTTCAAGAAGAACCACGAAGGATTCCACGGGGACCTGACCGAGGGGGGCAGTCATATCGTCGTACAGGTCGTCAGGAACTTCCTGGGATTCTTAAAGGAGATACCGGCAAAGGCCGGTAGAGTACTAGGCTTAGGAGGGTAG
- the nrfD gene encoding NrfD/PsrC family molybdoenzyme membrane anchor subunit: MEREVIANAFHHVTWGVPISIYFWLMGVSAGAHVISGFGWVFGLKKYKQVGLIATLWAIGVLLIVPVLLIFDLGRPERFFHLLTPGYWHGSAPMSWGTILIMLYPTMMIVYGYFIFKNNAKWAFIFGICGIISAGSTHWYTGVVIQLNPARDINHTALASVLFLLGAFISGTGFLIVTFWFMNIFVNPMRRFRDRFRQEGFAYRFLKANSIGDKVEDSLVVEMGQIMAIGVGIELLMTFNEFLQMNYGTAEEQASLFDVLLGVARVPYMAHVFIALVIPFFILIFTPLKRSPGVVTICSAMVCTGILGMRVWWVLGGQFLQTFF; encoded by the coding sequence GTGGAGAGAGAAGTTATAGCGAACGCCTTCCATCACGTAACCTGGGGGGTTCCCATATCCATTTATTTCTGGCTCATGGGCGTGAGCGCCGGGGCCCATGTCATCTCCGGCTTCGGCTGGGTCTTCGGACTTAAAAAGTACAAACAGGTGGGGCTCATCGCCACCCTCTGGGCCATAGGCGTGCTTCTGATCGTGCCGGTACTGCTTATCTTCGACCTGGGCAGACCCGAGAGGTTCTTCCATCTGCTTACCCCCGGCTACTGGCACGGCTCCGCACCTATGTCATGGGGGACCATCCTTATTATGCTCTACCCCACCATGATGATAGTATACGGCTACTTCATCTTTAAAAACAACGCAAAGTGGGCCTTTATATTCGGTATCTGCGGTATCATCTCCGCGGGGTCCACCCACTGGTATACGGGAGTGGTTATACAGTTAAACCCGGCCAGGGACATCAACCACACGGCCCTGGCCTCCGTTCTCTTCCTTCTGGGCGCCTTTATCTCGGGCACGGGCTTCCTGATCGTGACGTTCTGGTTCATGAACATCTTCGTGAACCCCATGAGAAGGTTCAGGGACAGGTTCAGGCAGGAAGGATTCGCATACAGGTTCTTGAAGGCAAACAGTATCGGCGACAAGGTAGAGGACTCTCTGGTCGTGGAGATGGGGCAGATCATGGCTATAGGCGTGGGTATAGAACTCCTTATGACCTTCAATGAATTCCTCCAGATGAACTACGGGACCGCGGAGGAACAGGCAAGCCTCTTCGACGTGCTTCTGGGGGTTGCCAGGGTGCCTTACATGGCCCATGTCTTCATAGCCCTTGTGATCCCTTTCTTTATCCTCATTTTTACACCTCTAAAAAGGTCGCCCGGGGTGGTTACCATCTGTTCAGCCATGGTATGTACAGGAATACTGGGAATGCGTGTATGGTGGGTTCTGGGAGGACAG